The region GGATCAGCTGCGCCTCGCCGAGGGCGATCCCGACCAGGCTCAGGGTGTCCTCGGCGGCTGCCGTCACGGGATGCGGCGTCCCGACGATTCGCGTGAGCGTGGCGTTTGCCACGGCGTAGTTGTTCTGCGTCTCGACCAGGGTGAGCCGGGCGTTCCGAAGCTGGTTCTCCGAACGGAGGGAATCCGAGCGCGTCGAGCTTCCCGCCCGGACGCGCGCGACGGCCGCGCGGAACTGCTGCTCGGCCTCGTCGATGCCGGCCTGGGCCGCGATCTGCGCCTCACGATACGCGAGCACCGCGAAGTACGCCTGCTTGGCGTCGAGCGTGGTGCCGAACCGATCGGCGATCTCCTGGCTCTCCGCCGCGTCCTGGGTGGCCTTGGCCTGGTTGAGCTCGTTCAGCCTTCGACCGCCGTTGAAGATGTCGATGTTGGCGCTGGTGGTGAAGCCGTAGGACGCGTCGGAAAGGGGCTGAATCTCACCACCAGGACCGGCCTGTGTCCGGCTACCCTCCGACGGGAGCTGACGATTCGCGAACATCGAGAACCCGAGGGACGGCAGGAACGCGCCGTATCCCGAGCGCACCTGCGCCGCGCTCTGACGGGTACGGCCGCGAGCCTGCACCATGCGCGGAGCGTTCTTCTCGGCAAGCGATACCGCCTCCGTCAGCGTGATCGGGCGCGGGGCCTCGTTCGCTGCCGTGGCGGCCGGATCCTGCGCACCCGCGCGTGTCGGCGCGATCATCAACACGAGCA is a window of Candidatus Eisenbacteria bacterium DNA encoding:
- a CDS encoding TolC family protein; its protein translation is MTSRNQDQGRKARVTRAAVVLVLMIAPTRAGAQDPAATAANEAPRPITLTEAVSLAEKNAPRMVQARGRTRQSAAQVRSGYGAFLPSLGFSMFANRQLPSEGSRTQAGPGGEIQPLSDASYGFTTSANIDIFNGGRRLNELNQAKATQDAAESQEIADRFGTTLDAKQAYFAVLAYREAQIAAQAGIDEAEQQFRAAVARVRAGSSTRSDSLRSENQLRNARLTLVETQNNYAVANATLTRIVGTPHPVTAAAEDTLSLVGIALGEAQLIQLVEAGPDVQVAEAELDAAQAGKSISRAAYLPEISAGYSYRGSGTDSQFGFGDDDFSYNGSLGLNLSFPIFDQFRREEQRVRANVAAENAEANLRDTRLAARENLATFLGAYRTAEQRVFAQTATLSTAEEDLRVQQRRYQVGASTLLDLLTSQAAVNDAREALIRARFDQRVAKAQLEALVGRPL